From one Luteipulveratus mongoliensis genomic stretch:
- a CDS encoding NADH-quinone oxidoreductase subunit C — MSAETPCHDCELGDWIETIQVQRGEGFDYFDWLSAVDETDREESPGFDVVIHLYDMTPGAVRSVLVRTRVPDGSPVPSVTGMWRGAAWHERETHEMFGLEFTDFDDGTGLGMRPLLLPDGFVGTPLRKSFVLAARASKPWPGAKDPGESGDSPRKAPGRRKTLPPGVPDPSWGPR; from the coding sequence ATGAGCGCCGAAACCCCTTGCCACGACTGCGAGCTCGGCGACTGGATCGAGACCATCCAGGTGCAGCGCGGCGAAGGATTCGACTACTTCGACTGGCTCAGCGCCGTCGACGAGACCGACCGTGAGGAGTCGCCCGGCTTCGACGTCGTGATCCACCTCTACGACATGACGCCCGGTGCGGTGCGCAGCGTTCTCGTCCGCACTCGCGTGCCGGACGGCTCGCCCGTTCCCAGTGTCACGGGCATGTGGCGCGGTGCGGCGTGGCACGAGCGTGAGACCCACGAGATGTTCGGGCTGGAGTTCACCGACTTCGACGACGGGACCGGGCTGGGCATGCGGCCGTTGCTGCTGCCGGACGGGTTCGTCGGCACGCCCCTGCGCAAGTCGTTCGTGCTGGCCGCACGTGCCTCCAAGCCGTGGCCGGGCGCGAAAGACCCTGGTGAGTCAGGGGATTCGCCCCGCAAGGCGCCGGGTCGTCGCAAGACGCTGCCGCCCGGCGTACCCGATCCTTCATGGGGGCCGCGCTGA
- a CDS encoding NADH-quinone oxidoreductase subunit A: MQADVAGYLVVAAVGIAGIVLFLAAMLMRRMLSPVSANPVRLTTYESGVDPVGLHWGQVQVRYLGFAFLYVIFAVDAVYLFPWALVLRKADLGAASLAEMGIFIAVLLVGLVHAARRGLLRWLP, translated from the coding sequence GTGCAAGCAGACGTGGCGGGCTATCTCGTCGTAGCAGCGGTGGGCATCGCCGGGATCGTGCTGTTCCTGGCCGCGATGCTCATGCGGCGCATGCTCTCGCCCGTCTCGGCCAACCCCGTGCGCCTCACGACCTACGAGTCGGGCGTCGATCCGGTGGGTCTGCACTGGGGCCAGGTCCAGGTCCGCTATCTGGGCTTCGCCTTCCTCTACGTCATCTTCGCGGTCGACGCGGTCTACCTGTTTCCGTGGGCGCTGGTCCTGCGCAAGGCCGACCTCGGCGCGGCCAGCCTGGCTGAGATGGGCATCTTCATCGCCGTCCTGCTGGTTGGACTCGTGCACGCCGCGCGGCGCGGCCTGCTGAGGTGGCTGCCATGA
- a CDS encoding glycosyltransferase 87 family protein — MTRRLLPVLVLLVVQVALVLLFVRSSDDPSRQVWAQLAGFAVSLAMLAALRKVTLSRKVLTGVLLGGCAVLQIAALASGPSSSDDDYRYVWDAHVQLSGTDPYRYAPADPEVAHLRTDFTFPTERPCPAHQVGEICTEINRSSVHTIYPPVAQAAFVGMRLLGSGHDGHLPLQIAAAVGVLGSTLLLLRLRRGRTLWPVAVWALSPIVAVEATNNAHIDWLSVLMCLAAVGAARSRRPYAAGLAIGAAAATKLFPGLLLVMAGRRPWRMVLGAVTVLALGYLPHVLAVGPEVLGYLPGYLREEEYADGGRYLVVGLFVGSDIATILTPVLLAAGLVLLWWRADPDRPDLTAVAAVGLYLALTTPNYSWYPLLLVALVALTGRLRWLWLCVAPTLTYFAAALPWDWTVTRLVSYVGAVCFVLGCLLVRLPRCKQTWRAISS, encoded by the coding sequence GTGACCCGACGTCTGCTGCCCGTGCTGGTGCTGCTGGTCGTGCAAGTGGCGCTGGTGCTGCTGTTCGTCCGGTCCAGCGACGACCCGTCGCGCCAGGTGTGGGCGCAGCTGGCCGGGTTCGCAGTGTCGTTGGCGATGCTCGCGGCGCTGCGGAAGGTGACGCTGTCGCGGAAGGTGCTCACCGGCGTACTGCTCGGCGGCTGCGCGGTCCTCCAGATCGCGGCGCTCGCGTCCGGCCCGTCCAGCAGTGACGACGACTACCGCTACGTGTGGGACGCGCACGTCCAGCTCAGCGGCACCGATCCGTACCGCTACGCGCCGGCCGACCCCGAGGTCGCCCACCTGCGGACCGACTTCACGTTCCCGACCGAGCGACCGTGCCCGGCGCACCAGGTCGGCGAGATCTGCACCGAGATCAACCGTTCGAGCGTGCACACCATCTACCCGCCGGTCGCGCAGGCGGCCTTCGTAGGGATGCGTCTCCTCGGATCCGGGCACGACGGTCACCTGCCGTTGCAGATCGCGGCGGCGGTCGGCGTACTCGGCTCGACGCTCCTGCTGCTCCGTCTGAGGCGAGGGCGGACGCTGTGGCCGGTAGCGGTGTGGGCGCTGAGCCCGATCGTCGCGGTCGAGGCGACCAACAACGCGCACATCGACTGGCTATCCGTGCTGATGTGCCTCGCTGCCGTCGGCGCTGCGAGGTCTCGCCGGCCGTACGCCGCCGGTCTCGCCATCGGGGCTGCGGCAGCGACGAAGCTGTTCCCCGGGCTACTCCTCGTGATGGCCGGGCGGCGGCCGTGGCGGATGGTGCTGGGCGCGGTCACCGTGCTGGCGCTTGGTTACCTGCCGCACGTGCTCGCGGTCGGGCCGGAGGTGCTCGGCTACCTGCCCGGCTATCTGCGGGAGGAGGAGTACGCCGATGGCGGCCGGTACCTCGTCGTCGGGCTGTTCGTCGGCTCGGATATCGCGACGATCCTCACTCCGGTCCTGCTGGCGGCCGGTCTGGTGCTGCTGTGGTGGCGTGCGGACCCGGACCGCCCGGATCTGACAGCGGTGGCTGCGGTGGGGCTCTATCTGGCGCTGACGACCCCGAACTACTCCTGGTACCCGCTGCTGCTCGTCGCCTTGGTGGCGCTCACGGGGCGGCTGCGGTGGCTGTGGCTGTGCGTGGCACCGACCCTGACCTACTTCGCCGCCGCACTGCCGTGGGACTGGACGGTCACGCGGCTGGTCAGCTACGTCGGGGCGGTGTGCTTCGTCCTCGGGTGTCTGCTCGTTAGGCTGCCCAGGTGCAAGCAGACGTGGCGGGCTATCTCGTCGTAG
- a CDS encoding molybdopterin-dependent oxidoreductase yields the protein MFDPLTKLSESPPRWWPSAEAGQRNPSLTARLGRAVGIAFTTCFVTGLISHYHANAWAWLPPPATPAWGYRLTQGLHVLTGIATIPLLLAKLWSVQHKLRQWPPARSVAHAVERASVGLLVSAALLELTTGFLNILQFYPWPWDFIVVHYATAWLLIGALILHIAIQLPTIRAGLATPLPTARVAYDELTRRGILTTVTLSVGTVAATTAGQVIGPLAPIAVLAPRRPDQAPDQDLPVNKTAAAAGVETAARAPSYELSLVGETQRTLSLEQLESLPRQRRSLPIACVEGWSRQAEWEGPSLLDLVRSVGGDTDSVVTLVSLEDGAYARSEIRAGQLREALLATHLHGERLSLDHGYPARLIAPDRPGEQQTKWVTRIEVQA from the coding sequence GTGTTCGATCCCTTGACCAAGCTCTCCGAGTCGCCACCGCGGTGGTGGCCGTCCGCCGAGGCCGGTCAGCGCAACCCGTCGCTGACCGCGCGTCTCGGACGAGCCGTCGGCATCGCGTTCACGACCTGCTTCGTGACCGGTCTGATCAGCCACTACCACGCGAACGCCTGGGCCTGGCTGCCTCCGCCCGCCACCCCTGCGTGGGGCTATCGGCTCACGCAGGGGCTGCACGTCCTGACCGGAATCGCCACGATCCCACTGCTGCTGGCCAAGCTCTGGTCCGTGCAGCACAAGCTGCGTCAGTGGCCGCCCGCACGATCTGTCGCTCACGCAGTCGAGCGCGCGTCCGTAGGTCTGCTCGTCTCTGCGGCGCTGCTGGAGCTGACCACTGGCTTCCTCAACATCCTCCAGTTCTACCCGTGGCCATGGGATTTCATCGTCGTCCACTACGCCACCGCCTGGTTGCTCATCGGCGCGCTCATCCTGCACATCGCGATCCAGCTGCCGACGATCCGCGCAGGTCTGGCGACGCCGCTGCCGACCGCACGGGTGGCGTACGACGAGCTCACGCGCCGCGGGATCCTCACCACCGTGACGCTGTCTGTCGGGACGGTCGCCGCCACCACAGCCGGACAGGTCATCGGACCCCTCGCTCCGATCGCGGTCCTCGCGCCACGGCGGCCCGACCAGGCGCCCGACCAGGACCTGCCCGTGAACAAGACAGCAGCGGCAGCCGGGGTCGAGACGGCTGCCCGAGCACCGTCGTACGAGCTCAGCCTCGTCGGCGAGACGCAGCGCACCCTGTCCCTGGAACAGCTGGAATCGCTTCCACGACAACGACGTTCGCTGCCGATCGCCTGCGTTGAGGGCTGGAGTCGGCAGGCGGAGTGGGAAGGTCCGAGCCTCCTCGACCTCGTCCGCTCGGTGGGCGGCGACACCGACAGCGTCGTCACGCTCGTCTCGCTCGAGGACGGCGCGTACGCGCGGTCGGAGATCCGCGCCGGTCAGCTGCGCGAGGCGCTGCTGGCCACCCATCTGCACGGCGAGCGACTCAGCCTCGACCACGGCTACCCGGCACGCCTCATCGCACCAGATCGCCCGGGCGAGCAGCAGACCAAGTGGGTCACCAGGATCGAGGTTCAAGCATGA
- a CDS encoding class I SAM-dependent methyltransferase, with the protein MIAGALGPYEGALRDRRSLSLTTADGRVLPLDIARYLAEADDADRTVLGRCVGPVLDVGCGPGRIVSALAAQGIAALGVDIADVAVELTVRRGALALPRDIFDRVPGEGRWRTVVVLDGNSGIGGDLSGLLTRLRSLISSTGRIVVEAGSHVPGTHEVLTARFASDSAEGPTFRWAVASVDVLAEQALECGLTVEEQWSSEGRDFLSLSRAAA; encoded by the coding sequence ATGATCGCCGGTGCCCTCGGGCCCTATGAAGGTGCGCTGCGGGATCGGCGGTCGCTGAGCCTGACGACTGCTGACGGCCGGGTGCTCCCGCTGGACATCGCGCGCTACCTCGCTGAGGCGGACGACGCTGATCGCACGGTGCTGGGCAGGTGCGTGGGACCGGTTCTCGACGTCGGGTGCGGGCCGGGACGGATCGTGAGTGCCCTTGCCGCGCAAGGGATTGCGGCGCTCGGGGTCGACATCGCCGACGTTGCGGTTGAGCTGACCGTCCGCCGCGGCGCGCTGGCGCTGCCTCGTGACATCTTCGATCGGGTGCCCGGTGAAGGACGGTGGCGCACGGTCGTCGTGCTCGACGGCAACTCCGGCATCGGAGGCGACCTGAGCGGACTGCTGACGCGGCTGCGCTCTCTGATCTCGAGCACCGGCCGGATCGTGGTGGAGGCGGGGTCTCACGTGCCGGGGACGCACGAGGTGCTGACGGCTCGGTTCGCATCCGACAGCGCGGAGGGCCCTACGTTCCGGTGGGCCGTGGCTTCCGTGGATGTGCTCGCCGAGCAGGCACTCGAGTGCGGCTTGACCGTCGAGGAGCAGTGGTCGAGCGAGGGTCGCGACTTCCTGTCGCTCAGCCGCGCCGCCGCGTGA
- a CDS encoding TIGR04282 family arsenosugar biosynthesis glycosyltransferase translates to MLTTMVVIAKEPVPGRVKTRLTSRVSPDAAARVAMASLLDTLDEAARVPAERHVLLLAGRPGLWLPSGWDVVPQTDGGLDHRIATGLAKLPTGSALLVGMDTPQLTAGLLANGMPSYDACLGRATDGGFWALGLSDSSLAPELVEGVPMSTDRTGAAQLERLNDAGLRVQHLSEIRDVDTPADADAVAALAPTTRFARAWREATA, encoded by the coding sequence GTGCTGACGACGATGGTGGTGATCGCCAAGGAGCCCGTCCCGGGTCGGGTCAAGACGCGGCTGACCAGCCGCGTCTCCCCGGACGCCGCCGCGCGCGTCGCGATGGCCAGCCTGCTGGACACGCTCGACGAGGCCGCTCGGGTTCCGGCGGAGCGCCACGTGCTGCTGCTCGCCGGCCGACCTGGGCTGTGGCTGCCGTCGGGTTGGGATGTCGTGCCGCAGACCGACGGAGGGCTCGACCACCGCATCGCCACCGGACTCGCCAAGCTGCCGACGGGGTCGGCGCTGCTCGTCGGGATGGACACGCCCCAGCTGACCGCAGGGCTCCTCGCCAACGGGATGCCGTCGTACGACGCGTGCCTGGGCCGGGCGACGGACGGCGGCTTCTGGGCGCTCGGGCTGAGCGACTCCAGCCTGGCGCCTGAGCTGGTGGAGGGCGTCCCGATGTCGACCGATCGCACCGGCGCGGCTCAGCTGGAGCGACTGAACGACGCGGGTCTGCGGGTCCAGCACCTGTCTGAGATCCGCGACGTCGACACCCCTGCGGACGCGGACGCTGTAGCGGCACTGGCCCCGACGACGCGGTTCGCGCGGGCGTGGCGCGAGGCGACCGCATGA
- a CDS encoding glycosyltransferase family 2 protein, which produces MIDVILPCLDESAAIPRVLAGLPPGARALVVDNGSTDGSALVAEQLGASVIHCGAKGYGAACHAGLLAATSDVVAFCDCDDSIDLTGLMTLAAPVVAGRADLAVGRRVPTTRGAWPSYARLANAALAWRLRRIGLPVRDVSPLRIARRADLLALDQQDRRSGYPLETLVLAGRAGWRVVERDIAYRPRIGTSKVTGTVRGTAQAMRDMSGVLGRC; this is translated from the coding sequence ATGATCGATGTGATCCTCCCGTGCCTCGACGAGTCGGCGGCCATCCCGCGTGTCCTGGCGGGCCTCCCGCCAGGCGCTCGCGCACTGGTCGTCGACAACGGCAGCACCGACGGCAGCGCTCTCGTTGCGGAGCAGCTCGGCGCGAGCGTGATCCATTGCGGCGCAAAGGGTTACGGCGCCGCGTGCCATGCCGGTCTGCTTGCCGCGACCAGCGACGTGGTGGCCTTCTGTGACTGCGACGACTCGATCGACCTGACCGGATTGATGACGCTGGCAGCGCCGGTGGTGGCCGGCCGCGCCGACCTGGCCGTCGGGAGACGGGTGCCGACCACGCGAGGTGCGTGGCCGTCGTACGCCCGCCTCGCCAATGCGGCGCTCGCCTGGCGGCTGCGTCGGATCGGACTCCCGGTGCGCGACGTCAGCCCGCTGCGGATCGCCCGCCGCGCCGACCTCCTCGCACTCGACCAGCAGGACCGACGCAGCGGCTATCCACTGGAGACGCTCGTACTCGCCGGCCGCGCGGGCTGGCGGGTCGTCGAGCGCGACATCGCCTATCGCCCGCGCATCGGGACCTCGAAGGTCACGGGGACGGTCCGCGGCACCGCCCAGGCGATGCGCGACATGTCCGGGGTGCTGGGCCGGTGCTGA